Proteins from a single region of Streptomyces sp. Tu 3180:
- a CDS encoding polyprenyl synthetase family protein, with translation MTALDSTAPALAPQVLDRCRALVRPALTEAVGRLHPWVGEMAAYAFGWCEVGGAPAAASGGKGVRQALAVLGAEAAGAPGRAGVAAAVAVELVHTFSLLHDDVMDGDAARRRRPAVWKAYGTGPAVLAGDALFALAVETLAARPGGPAAVRTLSAALGDLVRGQADDLLFAARPWTGPEQVRPEEYRAMAERKTGALLGCAAALGSVLGGAAAQTSAALDRAGRHLGVAFQIVDDVLGVWGDPAVTGKPVHGDLRERKKTFPVLVALRTPAAPRLAALLESGADPRAAAALIEEAGGRSAALTEARRHLAAVEAALTAVPLEDRAAADLRSLLDFLVRRDL, from the coding sequence GTGACGGCGCTCGACTCCACCGCGCCGGCCCTCGCCCCCCAGGTCCTCGACCGCTGCCGGGCGTTGGTGCGGCCCGCGCTGACCGAGGCCGTGGGGCGGCTGCACCCCTGGGTCGGCGAGATGGCGGCGTACGCGTTCGGCTGGTGCGAGGTGGGAGGCGCCCCGGCCGCGGCCTCCGGCGGCAAGGGCGTACGGCAGGCGCTGGCCGTGCTCGGCGCCGAGGCGGCCGGCGCGCCCGGACGGGCCGGGGTGGCCGCCGCGGTCGCCGTGGAACTGGTGCACACCTTCTCCCTGCTGCACGACGACGTCATGGACGGCGACGCGGCCAGGCGCCGCCGCCCGGCCGTGTGGAAGGCCTACGGCACCGGGCCCGCGGTCCTGGCGGGCGACGCCCTGTTCGCGCTGGCCGTCGAGACCCTCGCCGCCCGCCCCGGCGGCCCCGCGGCCGTCCGGACGCTGTCGGCCGCGCTGGGCGATCTGGTGCGCGGGCAGGCCGACGACCTGCTGTTCGCCGCCCGCCCCTGGACGGGGCCAGAGCAGGTGCGGCCGGAGGAGTACCGGGCCATGGCGGAGCGCAAGACGGGGGCGCTGCTGGGGTGCGCGGCGGCGCTGGGCTCCGTGCTCGGCGGCGCCGCCGCACAGACGTCCGCGGCACTCGACCGGGCGGGACGGCACCTCGGGGTCGCCTTCCAGATCGTCGACGACGTCCTGGGTGTCTGGGGCGACCCGGCGGTCACGGGCAAACCGGTGCACGGCGATCTGCGCGAACGGAAGAAGACGTTCCCGGTCCTGGTCGCGCTTCGGACCCCGGCGGCCCCGCGCCTCGCCGCGCTCCTGGAGTCGGGCGCGGACCCGCGGGCGGCGGCCGCGCTGATCGAGGAGGCGGGCGGCCGCTCGGCGGCGCTCACCGAGGCACGCCGTCACCTCGCGGCCGTCGAGGCCGCGCTCACCGCCGTACCGCTGGAGGACCGGGCGGCCGCCGACCTGCGGTCGCTGCTCGACTTCCTGGTCCGGCGGGACCTGTGA